The Planctomycetota bacterium genomic interval TCGGCAGCTTCTGCTCGCCCGACGCCGCGGCACGCAAGTCGGCCGTCGATCACACGCTCTACTCGGTTGAGCTGATGAAGCATACGGGCAGTGACCTGCTGAGCATGTGGCTCGCCGACGGCACGAACTACCCCGGCCAGGACAACATCGTCGCCCGCAAGCGCCGCCTCGAAGACGGGCTCAAGACAGTTCACGACGCGCTGCCCAGCGATGGCACGATGCTCGTCGAGTACAAGCCGTTCGAGCCGGCGTTTTACCACACGGACATCGCCGACTGGGGCATGGCCGCCGCGTTCAGCCGCAAGGCCGGCAAGCAGGCAAAAGTCCTCGTCGACACCGGCCACCACCTCCCGGGCTGCAACATCGAGCACATCGTCTCGTTCCTCTTGGATGACGACATGCTCGGCGGCTTCCACTTCAACGACCGCAAGTACGCCGACGACGACCTCACACTCGGGTCCATCGACCCCTACGCCGTCTTCCGCATCTTCAGCGAGATCGCCCAGTTCGCGGCCGACCGCAACGCCGAACCGGCCATCGCGTACATGGTCGACCAATCGCACAACCTCAAGCCCAAGCTTGAGGCGATGGTGCAGACCGTCGACCAGGCCCAGAAGCTCTACCTCAAGGCCCGCCTCGTCGATCGTAAGAAGCTCGCCGACGCTCAGGCCAAGGGGGACATCACCGCCGCCGAGGAGTGCCTGCGCGACGCCTACGAGAAGGATGTCCGCCCCATGCTCGCCGAATGGCGCAAGGGCAACGGTCTGCCCGAAAACCCCCTGGCCGAGCTCCGCACCAGCGGCGTCATCGACCGACTCGCCGCCGACCGCGACACCGGCGAGGAAGTGGTCAGCAGCTACGCGTGAGATAGTGCTGAATGACGAGTTCCCGAATGACGAAGGAGCGGCGTATCTTTCATCATTCGGACTTTGAATTTGATTCGTCATTCGGGAACTCGCCATTCGTCATTCCTCCCCCATTCTCGTTTGCTTCAATCCGATCGCCGGCCGCGGGAAAGGGCGTGCCGTGGCGGAGGCAATCGCGCGGCGGTTGCCGGGAGCAGTTCTGGAACCACGGATCGCACACGAAGTCGAGACGGAACGCTGGGCCAGCGCGAATGGCGTGCTCGCGGTCGGTGGGGACGGAACGCTGCGGACGGTGGTGTCGGCACTGCTCGCGGCATTGCCGGGTGAACTGCCGCCGATCGGCGTGGTGCCGCTGGGAACGGCGAACCTCATGGCCCAGCACGTGGGCATGATTCCGCCGGGCTTGTTTCGGCCGGACCCGACGGACCTGCTCGGGTTGCTCGGGCCGGTGCAACGAATGGTCACGGGCACCGATACGCTTTCACCGTTGGGAATCGAAAAACGCGCCGAGATCGCCGCTGCTGCGGTGCGACGGGGACGGGTTCAACGTCTCGACATCGCGGACACCAATCAAGGGTTGTTCTTACTCATGGCCGGCGTCGGCCTCGATGGCCACGTCATCCACGCACTGCAGACCGCCCGCAGCGGGCCCATTCGCAAGATCGACTATGTCCCCGCCGCCCTCTCCGCTGTGCTGCGCTACGACTTTCCTGAACTGACGATCACCGTCGATGGCGAACGCATCGCCCCGCCCACACGCGGCCTCGCCTTCTGTGCCAACGCCCCCGAGTACGGCACCGGCTTTCCTCTGCTCCCCGACGCCCGCAGCGACGACGGCATCCTCGACGTGTGCCTGCTGCCCGCAAGCCACATCGGCCACCTGCTCAAACTCACCGCCGCCGCTTGGGCCGGCCACCACCACCGCCTCGAAGGCGTCACCACCGCCCGCGGCAAGCAAGTCCGCATCGATGCCGACCGCCCCGCCCCCGTGCAAATCGACGGCGAAGCGGCAGGCAAGACGCCCTTGACCATCACCATCTCCGACCGTCAGCTTCCACTGTTAACCGGGGAGGCTTCGGTGTCCTGAAGGTTTGGACTCACGCCTTCCCGCCGAACAGTCGCGGCTAGGAAAACCGAATCGGCCGGGGAAGAAGCGATGAGAACTCATTGCGAAATGCTGCCTTCAACCCGGCATCAGACTTTGTGCGTTCAACGACTTGAGTGATTTTCGTGCATTGGCCGCCACCGATTTGCGCGTATCCGATGCGAGGCGATGAAGGTGTGGAAGCATCCATTCGGCCAAACCGTCGACATGTGCCGACCATTTGGTAAGCGTTTTCATCGAGTTGTTAAGCACGATCCAATCGTCGTGGTCCGCAAGATTGCGTTTGACGATACCGGTCGCCCTAGCGAACTGCTCTCGGCCCATTTGACCCCGCAAAAGGTCAAACACGATCGCAAGCGTCCATTGCGTTGAAGGCTGATCAATGTCGGCGATCCACGACAGGAGATCTTCAATGTAGTCGGCGACCCACGTCGGCTGGGCTATCGTAACGCGTTTGAGTGCGTTGGACACCCGCAACCGAACAAGCTCATCGCTAGAGCGATAGCAATCAAGGAGATTCGCGAGAAGTTTCCGATCGGCAAGCACAAGTTCGACCACCTCGATCGTGTGGCCGAGCGA includes:
- a CDS encoding TIM barrel protein, producing MPIQDDALTALDEFKIELPSWGFADTGTRFGKFHQKAAARTTAHKFHDAGLVHKLTGACPTVAVHVLWDFDVSQATETAGAETKKLAESHGIAVGSINPNIFQDQQYKLGSFCSPDAAARKSAVDHTLYSVELMKHTGSDLLSMWLADGTNYPGQDNIVARKRRLEDGLKTVHDALPSDGTMLVEYKPFEPAFYHTDIADWGMAAAFSRKAGKQAKVLVDTGHHLPGCNIEHIVSFLLDDDMLGGFHFNDRKYADDDLTLGSIDPYAVFRIFSEIAQFAADRNAEPAIAYMVDQSHNLKPKLEAMVQTVDQAQKLYLKARLVDRKKLADAQAKGDITAAEECLRDAYEKDVRPMLAEWRKGNGLPENPLAELRTSGVIDRLAADRDTGEEVVSSYA
- a CDS encoding diacylglycerol kinase family protein, which produces MLVCFNPIAGRGKGRAVAEAIARRLPGAVLEPRIAHEVETERWASANGVLAVGGDGTLRTVVSALLAALPGELPPIGVVPLGTANLMAQHVGMIPPGLFRPDPTDLLGLLGPVQRMVTGTDTLSPLGIEKRAEIAAAAVRRGRVQRLDIADTNQGLFLLMAGVGLDGHVIHALQTARSGPIRKIDYVPAALSAVLRYDFPELTITVDGERIAPPTRGLAFCANAPEYGTGFPLLPDARSDDGILDVCLLPASHIGHLLKLTAAAWAGHHHRLEGVTTARGKQVRIDADRPAPVQIDGEAAGKTPLTITISDRQLPLLTGEASVS